A region of the Myxococcus stipitatus DSM 14675 genome:
CCGCCGAGGGCGAAGGCTCCGAGCCGGGCGGACAGCGCAAGCGCCGCCGCCGTCGTCGTCGCCGTCGTTCCTCCGGAGAGGGTGCCGCTTCGGCGGGTTCCTCCGGCCCGGGTGCCGGCGAGGCGTGAGCCTCTCTCCGGACGCGGATGTCTCCAGGACCCGCGTCTACGGAGGTCTGGTGTTGGGCGTCGTGGCCGTGTCCTGGGCCGCGCCGCTCATCCGCTTCGCGGAGGCGCCGTCCCTGGCCATCTCCGCGTGGCGCCTGACGCTGGCCGCGGTGCCACTGCTCGCGGTGGCGCTCGTGCGAGGCCGCGCGGAGCTCGCGTCCTTCTCTCCGCGCATGTGGGGCTGGCTCGTGTTGTCGGGCCTCGCGCTCGCGCTGCACTTCGCGACGTGGATTGCGTCGCTCCAGTACACCACCGTCGCGAGCTCCGTGGCGCTCGTCACCACGCAGCCCGTCTGGGTGACGCTGTTCGCCTGGGTGGCCCTGTCCGAGCGCGTGGGCCCGCGGGGCTTGATGGCGCTGGGCCTGTGCCTCTCGGGCAGTGTCCTCATCGGCGCTCGCGACTTCGCGGCGGGAGGCACGGCGCTGTGGGGGGATGCGCTCGCCGTCGTCGGCGCCATCATGGCCGGCGTGTACTTCGTCATCGGCCGGCGGGTGCGCGAGAGCATGTCGCTGGGCACCTACGTCGGCGTCGTCTACGGCGTCGCGGCCGCGGCGCTGATGGCGGCGCACCTCTTCGTCGACTCGCCGCTGACGGGCTTCACGCCCATCACGTGGTGGGTGCTGGTGGGGCTGGCCCTCGTGCCTCAGCTCCTGGGCCACTCCCTGCTCAACGCCT
Encoded here:
- a CDS encoding DMT family transporter, whose translation is MSLSPDADVSRTRVYGGLVLGVVAVSWAAPLIRFAEAPSLAISAWRLTLAAVPLLAVALVRGRAELASFSPRMWGWLVLSGLALALHFATWIASLQYTTVASSVALVTTQPVWVTLFAWVALSERVGPRGLMALGLCLSGSVLIGARDFAAGGTALWGDALAVVGAIMAGVYFVIGRRVRESMSLGTYVGVVYGVAAAALMAAHLFVDSPLTGFTPITWWVLVGLALVPQLLGHSLLNASVRHLSAPFVAVASLGDPVLSTLWAVPLLGEKPDWVQVLGGGLALVGVLLMSRDEAARQPPPPDAVPAAD